One Pararge aegeria chromosome 4, ilParAegt1.1, whole genome shotgun sequence DNA segment encodes these proteins:
- the LOC120623234 gene encoding centrosomal protein 43-like, with product MAQAEDTELRDLVIEALEKNGSLAKIRALLRANIFLAFEDECDNLKINDTLVKVLQLPEGKFCLSIIHEFLEFCNLRNTLFVYKSESRQGKEYNYDSVHTYAEELNISKFERENEPILLTLLKNCLKPGSKTSFSQRDKLSNTRQCSSYKDDQNSTYIVNEDSSTNTSHTQSDNFSDEKNKIDLRLTLDNSDTDTSSDSTRGQTRSEYIPSKHIDAMNSKMKENQNISEQSHQQQELQSNYNYVAKNSVSENCLRDLKIVNNSSTESTSYAELKPFNMLDTVLLNTSGLPFHEVKHEKKKLSPHNSNSTASKIESLSTNHTLNSTSASKKDNISHQDSKASVNNSSEKYDDYSYDFTSPPISERKDGPDKQSPRSGQLNLIANKSNNTSIESNQHNSPSSQSSISLSDVADLISDRSSKKYSPNSVSNLHKLSNRSLIKDHVKMLSDDSGDFSESPIPSLSNLSLDIHSD from the coding sequence ATGGCACAAGCTGAAGATACTGAACTTCGTGACTTAGTTATAGAAGCTTTAGAAAAAAATGGTTCTCTTGCAAAAATACGTGCTTTGTTACGTGCAAACATATTCTTGGCATTCGAAGACGAATGTGATAATTTGAAGATTAATGATACGTTAGTTAAAGTATTACAACTACCAGAAGGTAAATTTTGTCTTTCTATAATACATGAATTTTTGGAATTCTGCAATCTTCGAAACACGTTGTTTGTGTACAAATCGGAAAGTAGACAAGGAAAGGAATACAATTATGACAGTGTACACACTTACGCAGAGGAACTGAATATATCGAAGTTCGAAAGGGAGAACGAGCCTATCTTATtaacacttttaaaaaattgtttgaaacCTGGTTCAAAAACAAGTTTTAGTCAGAGAGATAAACTTAGTAACACACGCCAGTGTAGTAGTTATAAAGATGACCAAAATTCTACTTATATTGTAAATGAGGATTCAAGCACCAATACCAGCCATACTCAATCAGACAATTTTTCAGATGAAAAGAATAAAATTGACTTGCGATTAACTTTGGACAATTCTGACACAGATACCTCTAGTGACTCAACAAGAGGTCAGACACGTTCAGAATATATTCCAAGTAAGCACATAGATGCAATGAATagtaaaatgaaagaaaatcaaaatatatcaGAACAAAGTCACCAACAACAAGAATTGCAAAGTAATTACAATTATGTTGCTAAAAATAGTGTTAGTGAAAACTGTCTTCGCGATTTAAAGATAGTTAATAACAGCAGTACAGAATCAACTTCTTATGCAGAACTAAAACCATTTAATATGTTAGATACAGTTCTACTTAATACTTCAGGCTTACCATTTCATGAGGTTAAACAtgagaaaaaaaagttatcccCTCATAATTCAAACTCTACAGCCTCAAAAATTGAGTCATTATCTACAAATCACACATTAAACAGTACTTCTGCAtcaaaaaaagataatattagTCATCAAGATTCCAAAGCAAGTGTAAATAACTCTTCTGAAAAATATGATGACTACAGTTATGATTTCACATCACCTCCCATTTCTGAAAGGAAAGATGGACCAGATAAACAAAGTCCAAGATCAGGCcaactaaatttaattgctAATAAATCGAATAATACTTCAATAGAAAGTAATCAACATAATTCACCCAGTTCACAGAGTTCAATTTCACTATCTGATGTTGCAGATTTAATTAGTGATAGAAGCAGTAAAAAATATAGTCCAAATAGTGTATCTAACCTACATAAGCTGTCTAATAGAAGTTTAATAAAAGATCATGTGAAAATGTTAAGCGATGATTCTGGTGACTTTTCTGAATCACCTATTCCATCTCTATCTAATCTTAGTCTTGATATACATAGTGActga